A window of the Malaclemys terrapin pileata isolate rMalTer1 chromosome 6, rMalTer1.hap1, whole genome shotgun sequence genome harbors these coding sequences:
- the LOC128839332 gene encoding monocarboxylate transporter 7-like — protein MQGRVNSLPDGGYGWVVVVSAFIVMGLTTAVLKTFGLFFVEIQQHFDELASTTSWITSITIAMFHLGAPVASSLCARYTHRAVVIIGGLLAFSGMTLGSFGFNTVWMYTTTGFLQGLGISFSWTSPISIVSHYFSNRRALANAIVSAGECAFAFTFGPFFQWLIGLYGWKSALLIIGGIQLNICVCGALMRPLKDRCVLEARSSEAQRPSGKVVPVTGKEHASPITQKTFNWMLVKRLEFILYAIFGILAAMSFFIPPLFLVPLSYSLRIDESWTASLLSILAIADFMGRLLCGWYANLHLTRTIHLLTMTVVLISTSLMLLPLANNYLSLAIFTGFYGFFFGTTVSIHITVLADVVGMSDFDSALGLFMLIRSTGGFLGPPLAGLIVDMAENYSAGFYIAGATLVISTVFLVVIDQLQQKKEQETQTDTKPKKQILLFPSLHFLKFKTGKCQEQNMGV, from the exons ATGCAGGGCAGAGTAAACAGCCTACCAGATGGTGGCTACGGATGGGTTGTGGTGGTTTCAGCCTTCATAGTAATGGGCCTTACCACTGCTGTCCTAAAGACCTTTGGTTTGTTCTTTGTTGAAATTCAACAGCACTTTGATGAACTTGCAAGCACCACTTCCTGGATTACATCGATAACTATTGCCATGTTTCACTTAGGAG caCCAGTAGCTAGCAGCCTGTGTGCAAGATACACTCATCGAGCAGTTGTGATCATTGGAGGACTCCTGGCTTTCTCAGGAATGACACTGGGGTCTTTTGGTTTCAACACTGTCTGGATGTATACAACTACTGGCTTCCTACAAG GTCTTGGGATTTCCTTTTCATGGACATCACCTATTAGCATTGTCAGCCATTATTTCTCTAACAGAAGGGCTTTGGCCAATGCTATTGTCAGTGCTGGGGAATGTGCCTTTGCATTCACCTTTGGCCCTTTTTTTCAGTGGTTAATTGGTTTATATGGGTGGAAGAGTGCTCTGTTGATCATCGGTGGCATTCAACTTAATATATGCGTCTGTGGAGCACTGATGCGACCCCTGAAGGACCGTTGTGTTCTTGAAGCTAGGAGTTCTGAAGCTCAGAGACCATCCGGCAAGGTTGTGCCTGTGACTGGCAAGGAACATGCATCTCCCATCACACAAAAAACATTCAACTGGATGCTTGTGAAGAGACTGGAGTTTATTCTTTATGCCATTTTTGGTATTTTAGCTGCTATGAGTTTTTTCATTCCCCCATTATTTTTGGTTCCACTTAGCTACAGCCTAAGGATAGATGAGTCTTGGACTGCATCGCTCCTGTCCATTTTGGCTATAGCAGACTTCATGGGCAGGTTGTTGTGTGGCTGGTATGCTAACCTCCACCTTACTAGGACTATACACTTGCTGACAATGACAGTTGTTCTGATCAGCACATCTTTGATGCTATTGCCGCTGGCTAACAATTATCTGTCTCTGGCAATATTCACTGGCTTCTATGGTTTTTTCTTTGGCACGACAGTCTCCATCCACATCACAGTGCTGGCAGATGTCGTGGGCATGTCAGATTTTGACAGTGCCCTGGGGCTCTTTATGCTCATTCGAAGCACTGGAGGTTTTCTGGGGCCTCCTCTTGCTG GTCTGATTGTGGACATGGCAGAAAATTACAGTGCAGGCTTTTACATAGCAGGAGCCACTCTCGTCATATCTACCGTATTTTTGGTTGTTATAGATCAACTCCAGCAGAAGAAAGAGCAAGAGACCCAGACAGACActaaaccaaagaagcaaatccttctcttcccttccctccatttcctgaAATTTAAGACTGGAAAGTGTCAAGAACAAAATATGGGAGTGTGA